One region of Paenibacillus sp. genomic DNA includes:
- a CDS encoding cold-inducible protein YdjO-related protein produces the protein MEQIETSKPELAPVPIWRCRNQECKAWVRDELAASAAPGAGPDCPLCKGPMLRGMKHLPKLVKKVKAPKKKAPEDAWLQ, from the coding sequence GTGGAACAGATCGAAACGTCGAAACCGGAACTGGCGCCCGTACCGATCTGGCGGTGCCGGAACCAGGAATGCAAAGCGTGGGTGCGCGACGAACTCGCCGCCTCCGCCGCGCCCGGAGCCGGGCCCGATTGCCCCTTGTGCAAAGGGCCGATGCTCCGCGGCATGAAGCATTTGCCGAAGCTGGTCAAGAAGGTGAAGGCGCCGAAGAAGAAAGCGCCGGAAGACGCTTGGCTGCAATAG
- a CDS encoding glycerol-3-phosphate responsive antiterminator: MAFHGQTILPAVRRMKDLERLLPLPYEYLVLLDTHIGQVKPVVDLMRANGKKALLHVDLIEGLKNDEYAAEFLCQFVKPAGLISTRASVVERTKKNGLLAIQRLFLLDTNALTKGYKLLERTAPDFIEVLPGVLPHMIAEVRETTGIPIFAGGLIRSAADVERAIEAGAEAVTTSNAALWREFAGRKT, from the coding sequence ATGGCGTTCCATGGTCAAACCATACTTCCGGCCGTGCGCCGGATGAAGGATCTCGAGCGGCTGCTGCCGCTGCCGTACGAATATCTTGTGCTGCTCGATACGCATATCGGCCAAGTCAAGCCGGTCGTCGATTTGATGCGGGCGAACGGGAAGAAGGCACTCTTGCACGTCGATTTGATCGAGGGCCTCAAGAACGACGAGTACGCGGCGGAGTTTTTGTGCCAGTTCGTGAAGCCGGCCGGGCTCATTTCGACGAGGGCGAGCGTCGTCGAACGGACGAAGAAGAACGGCCTGCTCGCCATTCAACGGTTGTTTTTGCTGGATACGAATGCGCTTACAAAAGGCTACAAGCTCCTCGAGCGGACGGCTCCCGATTTTATTGAAGTGCTGCCCGGCGTGCTGCCGCATATGATCGCGGAAGTGCGGGAGACGACCGGGATTCCGATTTTCGCGGGGGGTCTCATCCGGTCGGCGGCGGACGTCGAGCGGGCGATCGAGGCGGGCGCGGAGGCCGTGACGACGTCGAACGCGGCGCTGTGGCGGGAGTTTGCCGGACGAAAGACGTAG
- the glpK gene encoding glycerol kinase GlpK: protein METYVLSIDQGTTSTRAIVFDRSGGVVATAQQEIRQYYPQPGWVEHDAEEIWISALAVAASALSKAGIEAKQIEAIGITTQRETAVVWDRATGRPIHRAVVWQSRQTAELCDALREAGHNEMVRERTGLLIDPYFSGTKVRWLLDHVDGAQERAERGELLFGTIDTWLVWKFTGGAAHVTDYSNASRTLLYNIRELRWDDELLAMLRVPSAMLPEVRSSSEVYGHTVEHHFFGARVPIAGIAGDQQAALFGQACFEKGMAKNTYGTGCFMLMNTGEEAVPSAHGLLTTIAWGYGGKVEYALEGSVFVAGSAMQWLRDGLRMIKASADSETYAGRVESTEGVYVVPAFVGLGTPYWDSDVRGAVFGLTRGTTKEHFIRAALESLAYQSRDVLDVMEQDSGLKLRTLRVDGGASANDLLMQFQSDLLGVGVERPVVNETTALGSAYLAGLAVGFWSSRDEIAENWKLGAKYAPSADPARMHALYEGWRKAVQAAMAFK from the coding sequence ATGGAAACGTATGTATTGTCGATCGATCAGGGCACGACGAGCACGCGGGCGATCGTGTTCGACCGCTCCGGGGGCGTCGTCGCGACGGCACAGCAAGAAATTCGCCAATATTATCCCCAGCCGGGGTGGGTCGAACACGACGCCGAGGAAATATGGATTTCCGCGCTCGCGGTCGCGGCGTCGGCGCTGTCCAAGGCCGGCATCGAGGCGAAGCAAATCGAGGCGATCGGCATCACGACTCAGCGCGAAACGGCCGTCGTCTGGGACCGTGCCACCGGCCGTCCGATTCACCGCGCGGTCGTCTGGCAGTCGCGGCAGACGGCGGAGCTGTGCGACGCGCTGCGGGAAGCCGGCCACAATGAGATGGTGCGCGAGCGCACGGGGCTGTTAATCGATCCGTATTTTTCGGGCACGAAGGTGCGGTGGCTGCTCGACCATGTGGACGGCGCGCAGGAGCGGGCCGAGCGCGGGGAGCTGCTGTTCGGCACGATCGATACGTGGCTCGTTTGGAAATTTACGGGCGGCGCGGCGCACGTCACCGATTATTCGAACGCGTCCCGTACGCTTTTGTACAACATCCGCGAGCTGCGTTGGGACGACGAGCTGCTCGCGATGCTTCGGGTACCTAGCGCCATGCTGCCGGAAGTGCGCTCCTCTTCGGAAGTGTATGGCCATACGGTAGAGCATCATTTTTTCGGCGCGCGGGTACCGATCGCCGGCATCGCGGGCGACCAGCAGGCGGCCCTGTTCGGGCAAGCTTGCTTCGAGAAGGGTATGGCGAAAAACACGTACGGCACCGGCTGCTTTATGCTGATGAATACCGGGGAGGAGGCGGTGCCGTCGGCGCACGGCTTGCTGACGACGATCGCGTGGGGGTACGGCGGCAAAGTGGAGTACGCGCTCGAGGGCAGCGTATTCGTCGCCGGCTCGGCGATGCAGTGGCTGCGGGACGGCCTGCGCATGATTAAGGCGAGCGCGGACAGCGAGACGTACGCCGGCCGAGTCGAGTCGACGGAAGGCGTGTACGTCGTGCCGGCGTTCGTCGGCCTCGGCACGCCGTATTGGGACAGCGACGTGCGCGGCGCCGTCTTCGGCCTCACCCGCGGCACGACGAAGGAGCATTTCATTCGGGCGGCGCTCGAGTCGCTCGCCTACCAGTCGCGGGACGTGCTGGACGTTATGGAGCAGGATTCCGGGTTGAAACTGCGCACGCTCCGCGTCGACGGCGGCGCGTCGGCGAACGATCTGCTGATGCAGTTCCAAAGCGATCTGCTCGGCGTCGGCGTGGAACGTCCGGTCGTGAACGAGACGACGGCGCTCGGGTCGGCGTATTTGGCGGGACTGGCCGTCGGCTTCTGGAGCAGTCGGGACGAGATCGCAGAAAATTGGAAGCTTGGCGCGAAATACGCACCTTCCGCCGATCCCGCGCGTATGCATGCATTATACGAGGGCTGGCGGAAGGCTGTCCAAGCGGCGATGGCATTTAAATAG
- a CDS encoding glycerol-3-phosphate dehydrogenase/oxidase has translation MYTREEALRQLAETEYDVLVVGGGITGAGIALDAQTRGMKTALVEMQDFAAGTSSRSTKLVHGGLRYLKQLEVRMVAEVGRERAVVYENGPHVTTPEWMLLPIYRGGTFGRFATSLGLYVYDRLADVKRSERRTMLGSAEVLEKEPLLKRDGLLGGGRYVEYRTDDARLTIEVMKKAADAGAVCVNYAKAEELLYGADGKLRGARVVDRRTGASCEVRARVVVNAAGPWVDALREQDRSKQGKTVRLTKGVHLVFDGARFPLRQAVYFDTPDGRMVFAIPRDGKTYVGTTDTDYAGDPASPRMSLADRTYLLAAANAMFPALRLTASDVESSWAGLRPLVYEEGKAPSEVSRRDEIFVSPSGLVTIAGGKLTGYRKMAETVVDRLAARLAASGAGPFGPCVTRTLPISGGDVGGSAGWAAFAQARMVEAQAAGLPLDAAARIARRYGSNAPEVMRYASSGRSPDVRAGLPLDVYGMLMYAIEREMALTPADFWVRRTGDLYFDIARVRKWGDASVEAMARKLGYSPEEKRRAKAELDRLVLEATEPET, from the coding sequence ATGTATACGAGAGAAGAAGCTTTGCGGCAGCTGGCGGAGACGGAGTACGACGTGTTGGTCGTGGGCGGCGGCATTACAGGGGCGGGCATCGCGCTGGACGCGCAGACGCGGGGCATGAAGACGGCGCTCGTCGAGATGCAGGATTTTGCGGCCGGCACGTCCAGCCGCTCGACGAAGCTGGTGCACGGGGGGCTTCGGTACTTGAAGCAGCTCGAGGTGCGCATGGTGGCGGAGGTCGGCCGAGAGCGGGCGGTCGTGTACGAGAACGGGCCGCACGTGACGACGCCCGAGTGGATGCTGCTGCCGATTTACCGCGGCGGTACGTTCGGGCGGTTCGCGACGTCGCTCGGGCTGTACGTGTATGACCGGCTGGCGGACGTGAAGCGGTCGGAGCGGCGGACGATGCTCGGGAGCGCCGAGGTGCTCGAGAAGGAGCCGCTGTTGAAACGGGACGGTTTGCTCGGCGGGGGGCGGTACGTGGAGTATCGGACGGACGATGCGCGGCTGACGATTGAGGTGATGAAAAAGGCGGCCGACGCCGGCGCGGTCTGCGTCAATTACGCGAAAGCGGAGGAACTGCTTTACGGCGCAGACGGGAAGCTGCGCGGGGCGCGCGTCGTCGATCGGCGCACGGGGGCCTCTTGCGAGGTGCGCGCGCGCGTCGTCGTCAACGCGGCCGGGCCTTGGGTCGACGCGCTGCGGGAGCAGGACCGGTCCAAGCAGGGGAAGACGGTGCGGCTGACGAAGGGCGTTCACCTCGTGTTCGACGGGGCGCGCTTTCCGCTGCGGCAGGCGGTGTACTTCGACACGCCGGACGGGCGCATGGTGTTCGCGATTCCGCGCGACGGGAAGACGTACGTCGGCACGACCGACACCGACTACGCCGGCGACCCGGCTTCTCCGCGCATGTCGCTTGCGGACCGGACGTATTTGCTCGCTGCGGCGAACGCGATGTTCCCGGCGCTGCGGTTGACGGCCTCCGACGTCGAGTCGAGCTGGGCGGGCCTTCGGCCGCTCGTCTACGAGGAAGGGAAGGCGCCGTCCGAGGTGTCGCGCCGGGACGAGATCTTTGTTTCGCCGTCCGGGCTCGTGACGATCGCGGGCGGCAAGCTGACGGGCTATCGGAAGATGGCGGAGACCGTCGTCGACCGGCTCGCGGCGCGGCTCGCGGCATCCGGCGCCGGACCGTTCGGCCCGTGCGTCACCCGAACGCTGCCGATTTCGGGCGGCGACGTCGGCGGCTCGGCGGGCTGGGCGGCGTTCGCGCAGGCGCGGATGGTCGAGGCGCAGGCGGCCGGGCTGCCGCTCGACGCGGCCGCGCGCATCGCCCGCCGGTACGGCTCTAACGCGCCGGAGGTGATGCGGTACGCTTCCAGCGGTCGGTCGCCGGATGTACGCGCGGGGCTGCCGCTCGACGTGTACGGCATGCTGATGTACGCGATCGAGCGGGAAATGGCGCTGACGCCGGCCGATTTCTGGGTGCGGCGTACGGGAGATTTGTACTTCGACATCGCGCGCGTGCGGAAGTGGGGGGACGCCTCGGTCGAGGCGATGGCCCGGAAGCTCGGCTATTCGCCGGAGGAGAAGCGCCGCGCGAAAGCGGAGCTGGATCGCCTCGTGCTGGAGGCGACGGAGCCGGAGACGTGA
- a CDS encoding N-acetyltransferase has protein sequence MNTEVTVRWSREEDIPALAALNNRVWNETNSPHVAEVTEAEYRERHAVGSGLVAVANGAVCGLIVWRTPSRMESNAHVAELAIAVDPDFQGLGIGRKLVEAACVEAKAQGKRKLSLRVMSTNEKAIAFYEKLGFRAQGRLVDEFCIGGRYVDDILMYKMLHDDAGR, from the coding sequence ATGAACACGGAAGTAACCGTGCGATGGTCGAGGGAGGAAGACATCCCGGCGCTCGCGGCGCTGAACAACCGGGTTTGGAACGAAACCAATTCGCCGCATGTCGCCGAAGTGACCGAAGCGGAGTACCGGGAGCGTCATGCGGTCGGCAGCGGGCTGGTGGCCGTCGCGAACGGCGCGGTGTGCGGCTTGATCGTATGGCGCACCCCGTCCCGCATGGAGAGCAACGCCCATGTCGCCGAGCTCGCGATCGCGGTCGATCCCGATTTCCAAGGGCTCGGCATCGGCCGCAAGCTGGTGGAGGCGGCTTGCGTCGAGGCGAAGGCGCAAGGGAAGCGGAAGCTGAGCCTGCGCGTCATGTCGACGAACGAGAAGGCGATCGCGTTTTACGAGAAGCTGGGCTTCCGCGCGCAAGGCCGGCTCGTGGACGAATTTTGCATCGGCGGCCGGTACGTGGACGATATTCTAATGTATAAAATGCTGCACGACGACGCGGGCCGGTAA
- a CDS encoding sensor histidine kinase produces MSFVTKLKALYQNLRIKHKVIVLIASVMLLVCLSGTAVFQYVFDVYDRELYAQASQSLNTSSFGVETELRKMERLSFRIATDPMIQQYLLDVRDESTNYDQFLTSTELRNRMVELGGFEKYVLSIQLHDIEDFEYRTGNQAITTPEARMRMIAKEAAEASGGNRWIYPDENDRALSAAREVRSYRNLELDRIGLLAVRIDLSAIALDYTRGINADGAHFVVMSDGQAILPTETELPFPAEELNRHLTQRSGYDILALGGDRYFLTYAKSSYIPWTYIVLMPYEELFRAILTVKNIVLAVFASLFLAAVVFSVRFAKGITGPIESLNAKMKNVQKGNFTYEEEPGERHFPMDETGQMHRNFRIMLDRINELINENFKKQLAIKESEFKALQSQINPHFLYNTLESINWSAKISGQRDISTMVESLGYLLRSAISHKNPLIPLKEELEMLRHYVAIQRVRYEERLDFEADVPPELEGCIVPKMTLQPIVENAIHYGVERMIDPCRIRVRADVAEGRIRLVVEDEGPGMTKQALEQWRAGELPTRGSGIGLRNIDERIRLMFGEEYGLTLESEYGAGTRVTVTLPLDREEEQHV; encoded by the coding sequence ATGAGTTTCGTCACGAAATTGAAAGCGCTTTATCAAAATTTGCGCATCAAACATAAAGTGATCGTCCTGATTGCCAGCGTCATGCTGCTGGTCTGCTTGAGCGGGACGGCGGTGTTCCAATACGTCTTCGACGTATACGACCGCGAGCTGTACGCGCAGGCTTCGCAATCGCTGAACACGTCATCCTTCGGGGTGGAGACCGAGCTGCGCAAAATGGAGCGGCTGTCGTTCCGCATCGCCACCGACCCGATGATCCAGCAATATTTGCTGGATGTAAGAGACGAAAGCACGAATTACGACCAATTCCTTACGTCCACGGAGCTGCGCAACCGGATGGTGGAGCTCGGCGGCTTCGAGAAATACGTGCTGTCGATTCAGCTGCACGACATCGAAGATTTCGAATACCGCACGGGCAACCAAGCGATCACGACTCCGGAGGCGCGCATGCGGATGATCGCGAAGGAGGCCGCGGAGGCGTCCGGCGGCAACCGGTGGATTTATCCGGACGAGAACGACCGAGCGCTGTCGGCGGCGCGGGAAGTTCGCTCGTACCGCAATCTCGAGCTCGACCGGATCGGCTTGCTGGCGGTTCGCATCGACCTGTCGGCCATCGCGCTCGATTACACGCGGGGCATTAACGCCGACGGCGCGCACTTCGTCGTGATGAGCGATGGACAAGCGATTCTTCCGACGGAGACGGAGCTGCCGTTCCCTGCGGAGGAGCTCAACCGCCATCTGACGCAGCGGAGCGGGTACGACATCCTTGCGCTCGGGGGCGATCGGTACTTTCTGACGTACGCGAAGTCAAGTTACATCCCATGGACGTATATCGTGCTAATGCCGTACGAGGAGTTGTTCCGGGCGATTTTGACGGTGAAAAACATCGTTCTCGCCGTATTCGCCTCGCTCTTCCTGGCGGCGGTCGTGTTTTCCGTCCGGTTCGCGAAAGGCATCACGGGTCCGATCGAAAGCCTCAACGCGAAAATGAAAAACGTGCAGAAAGGCAACTTCACGTATGAAGAAGAGCCCGGGGAGCGGCATTTCCCGATGGACGAGACCGGGCAAATGCACCGCAATTTTCGTATCATGCTAGACCGCATCAACGAGTTGATCAATGAAAATTTCAAAAAGCAGCTGGCGATCAAGGAGTCCGAATTCAAGGCGCTGCAGTCGCAGATCAATCCGCACTTTCTGTACAACACGCTCGAATCGATCAATTGGAGCGCGAAAATCAGCGGGCAGCGCGATATTTCCACGATGGTCGAATCGCTCGGGTATTTGCTGCGCAGCGCGATCAGCCACAAAAACCCGCTCATTCCGCTGAAGGAAGAGCTCGAGATGCTGCGGCACTACGTCGCCATCCAGCGCGTGCGGTACGAGGAGAGGCTCGATTTCGAAGCCGACGTGCCGCCGGAGCTCGAGGGGTGCATCGTGCCGAAAATGACGCTGCAGCCGATCGTCGAGAACGCGATCCATTACGGCGTCGAGCGCATGATCGACCCTTGCCGCATCCGCGTCCGCGCGGACGTCGCGGAGGGCCGAATCCGGCTCGTCGTCGAGGACGAAGGTCCGGGCATGACGAAGCAGGCGCTGGAGCAGTGGCGGGCGGGCGAGCTGCCGACGCGCGGCTCGGGCATCGGACTTCGCAATATCGACGAGCGGATTCGGCTCATGTTCGGCGAGGAGTACGGTCTTACGCTGGAGAGCGAGTACGGGGCGGGCACGCGGGTGACCGTGACGCTGCCGCTTGATCGGGAGGAGGAGCAACATGTATAA
- a CDS encoding response regulator transcription factor: MYKVLLVDDERMIIEGISRVMKWDEYGTELAGTARNGVEALDFILEHQPDIVITDIRMPGLDGLELIARVREQEIDVPFIVLSGFGEFEYARSAMQYGVKHYLLKPSSEEAIGRSLGEVVAELDMRRNKEQFVSRMEAEYKKVMPHAKEQLLKEFVMNKTYGRSDWERYRSLFGIPIEERVRLALFQPEEACEFEHLFALKNIAEDILGSNRLLLGTTIGQHVLLLVRDEGESGTLAVDLGAIKTVFGSFYKMDATVALSEPDELANARAMYRETLECLNHRFYLGEGSLITKRDIAGGDERSGEAEREIEIDEERLAMLIRSGRVEDAAAFVDEFFGRLTSLRIGAEVAKSYAITLFMAAVRQDAARLDEHMEELTKLGGAMTLQSLRETVESTVRAIALRHYESNKKKHSSIVQKVLDIIEANLGNPSLTLNSVAGEMLYMNPDYLGKLFKKEVGEKFSNYVMKARMDKAIESILQTDDVKVFELAERLGFGDNPQYFSKVFKKYTGYSPSEFKRAP, encoded by the coding sequence ATGTATAAAGTGCTTTTGGTCGACGACGAGCGGATGATCATCGAGGGCATCTCCCGCGTCATGAAATGGGACGAATACGGCACCGAGCTCGCGGGCACGGCGCGCAACGGCGTGGAAGCGCTCGATTTTATATTAGAGCATCAGCCGGACATCGTCATTACGGATATTCGCATGCCGGGCCTCGACGGGTTAGAGCTGATCGCGCGCGTGCGGGAGCAGGAAATCGATGTGCCGTTCATCGTGCTGTCGGGCTTCGGGGAGTTCGAATACGCCCGCAGCGCCATGCAGTACGGCGTCAAACATTATTTGCTCAAGCCGAGCAGCGAGGAGGCGATCGGCCGGTCGCTCGGCGAGGTCGTCGCGGAGCTCGACATGCGCCGGAACAAGGAGCAGTTCGTCTCCCGCATGGAAGCCGAGTATAAGAAAGTGATGCCGCACGCGAAGGAGCAGCTGCTTAAGGAATTCGTCATGAACAAAACGTACGGACGGAGCGACTGGGAGCGGTACCGCAGCTTGTTCGGCATCCCGATCGAGGAGCGGGTGCGTCTCGCTCTGTTCCAACCGGAGGAAGCGTGCGAGTTCGAGCATTTGTTCGCGCTGAAAAACATTGCGGAAGATATTCTCGGCTCGAACAGGTTGCTGCTCGGCACGACGATCGGCCAGCATGTGCTGCTGCTCGTTCGCGACGAGGGAGAGAGCGGCACGCTCGCAGTCGATCTCGGCGCGATTAAAACCGTCTTCGGCAGCTTCTACAAAATGGACGCGACGGTCGCGCTGAGCGAGCCCGACGAGCTGGCGAACGCCCGCGCGATGTACCGCGAGACGCTCGAGTGCTTAAATCATCGCTTCTATCTCGGCGAGGGCAGCTTGATTACGAAGCGGGACATCGCCGGCGGCGACGAACGAAGCGGCGAGGCGGAGCGCGAAATCGAGATCGACGAAGAGCGGCTCGCAATGCTGATCCGTTCGGGGCGGGTAGAGGACGCCGCGGCGTTCGTCGACGAATTTTTCGGCAGGCTGACGTCGCTTCGCATCGGCGCCGAGGTAGCGAAATCTTATGCGATCACGCTGTTCATGGCGGCCGTCCGGCAGGACGCCGCGCGGCTCGACGAGCATATGGAGGAGCTGACGAAGCTGGGCGGCGCGATGACGCTGCAGTCGCTCCGCGAGACGGTCGAGTCGACGGTGCGGGCTATCGCTCTTCGCCATTACGAAAGCAACAAGAAAAAGCATTCCTCCATCGTGCAGAAGGTGCTCGACATTATCGAGGCGAACCTCGGCAACCCGTCGCTGACGCTGAACAGCGTCGCGGGGGAGATGCTGTACATGAACCCGGACTATTTGGGCAAACTGTTCAAGAAGGAAGTCGGGGAAAAGTTCTCCAACTACGTCATGAAAGCGCGGATGGATAAGGCGATCGAGTCGATTTTGCAAACCGACGACGTCAAAGTGTTCGAGCTCGCCGAGCGGCTCGGCTTCGGCGACAATCCGCAATATTTCAGCAAAGTATTTAAAAAATATACCGGGTATTCTCCCTCGGAATTCAAAAGGGCGCCGTAA
- a CDS encoding response regulator transcription factor, which yields MKPIKLMIADDHSIIRDGFQTILELQEGFEVVGTARDGRTAVELASAAKPDVVLLDLHMPDMNGLEAARLIKGSHPSMHILILTSQRDDELIIKAMIAGASGFILKDWETADIVRAIQSVVSGQLVMPNSIAGKLSEGFARLETQPTEMTEDDIARLADRQPWEKLGAQFSARERQIIYLLLQDRSNAEIADALHLSIGTVKNYISLILKTLGASGRSDAARLIKERFGT from the coding sequence GTGAAACCAATCAAACTCATGATAGCGGACGATCATTCGATTATACGGGACGGGTTCCAAACGATCCTTGAACTCCAAGAGGGGTTCGAGGTCGTCGGCACGGCGCGGGACGGGCGGACAGCCGTCGAACTGGCGTCGGCCGCAAAACCCGACGTCGTCCTGCTGGACCTGCACATGCCGGATATGAACGGGTTGGAAGCGGCCAGACTCATTAAGGGCAGCCATCCCAGCATGCATATATTGATTCTGACGTCGCAGCGCGACGACGAGCTGATCATCAAGGCGATGATCGCGGGGGCCAGCGGGTTTATCCTGAAGGATTGGGAGACGGCCGACATCGTCAGAGCGATTCAATCCGTGGTTTCCGGCCAATTGGTGATGCCGAACTCGATCGCGGGGAAGCTGTCCGAAGGCTTCGCCCGGCTAGAAACGCAGCCAACGGAGATGACGGAAGACGACATCGCACGCCTTGCCGATCGGCAGCCCTGGGAGAAGCTCGGCGCCCAGTTCTCCGCGCGAGAGCGGCAAATTATTTATTTGCTGCTGCAGGACCGAAGCAACGCCGAGATCGCCGACGCTCTCCATTTGTCGATCGGCACGGTAAAAAACTATATCAGCCTCATCTTGAAAACTTTAGGCGCGTCGGGCCGATCCGACGCTGCGCGGCTGATCAAAGAGCGATTCGGAACATGA
- a CDS encoding sensor histidine kinase: MNLKHPIFHTILYLSLLITFVFLYLQNPADRLIVTTLASAFTLLQIVRYRILEMSLLRGPGRFLFLLQWVIVFALQIIDGTFIPQIYFFIMITEAALRAPIRFSGPFTVACYLGFALGVYFHFGMPPFGEVSFVLPRMMEYGMNFAFCYTARMLNDQKEELNRAHDKLKAAHLQLEEKTLMEERMRISRDIHDLIGHTLTTALVGMEAGKQLALHQRTEQAVAKLEQARTQVLESLQQVRKSVHTLYEQKSFIRFKGSLLELIDRTEQVAGVRVLHAIADDLPPMSAQQEITVYRALQEGLTNGIRHGRCSEFRFALRIQDGCVHFELTDNGAMPKKWKLGFGLSAMRERVTKLGGQFEVEAVEQGGCRLRILLPLPAAETMSEIS, encoded by the coding sequence ATGAACTTAAAGCATCCTATTTTTCATACGATCCTGTACCTCTCGCTGCTGATTACGTTCGTTTTTCTATACTTGCAAAACCCGGCCGACCGTCTCATCGTCACGACGCTTGCCAGCGCTTTCACCCTATTGCAAATCGTCAGATACCGCATTCTTGAAATGAGCTTGCTCCGAGGGCCCGGACGGTTCCTGTTCCTGCTCCAATGGGTCATCGTGTTCGCGCTGCAGATCATCGACGGGACGTTCATCCCCCAAATTTACTTTTTCATCATGATTACCGAGGCCGCCCTTCGCGCGCCCATCCGGTTTAGCGGCCCGTTTACGGTCGCTTGTTACCTCGGTTTCGCGTTAGGGGTTTACTTTCACTTCGGCATGCCGCCGTTCGGGGAAGTCAGCTTCGTCCTTCCTCGCATGATGGAATACGGAATGAACTTCGCGTTTTGCTATACCGCCCGCATGCTGAACGATCAGAAGGAGGAATTGAATCGGGCGCACGACAAGCTGAAAGCCGCTCATTTGCAGCTGGAAGAGAAAACGTTGATGGAAGAAAGAATGCGCATTTCCCGCGACATTCACGATCTGATCGGCCATACGCTGACGACGGCGCTCGTCGGCATGGAGGCGGGCAAACAGCTCGCGCTGCACCAGCGGACCGAGCAGGCGGTGGCGAAGCTGGAGCAGGCGAGAACGCAAGTGCTCGAAAGCTTGCAGCAAGTCCGCAAATCCGTCCATACGCTATACGAGCAAAAGTCGTTCATCCGCTTTAAGGGAAGCCTGCTCGAGCTGATCGACCGAACGGAGCAGGTCGCCGGCGTCCGCGTGCTGCACGCGATCGCCGACGATCTTCCTCCGATGTCGGCGCAGCAGGAAATCACCGTGTATCGGGCGCTGCAGGAGGGCTTGACCAACGGCATTCGGCACGGGCGATGCTCGGAATTCCGATTCGCCTTGCGGATTCAGGACGGCTGCGTTCATTTCGAACTGACGGATAACGGGGCCATGCCGAAAAAATGGAAGCTCGGCTTCGGCTTATCGGCGATGCGGGAGCGCGTCACGAAGCTTGGAGGACAGTTCGAGGTGGAAGCGGTCGAGCAAGGCGGTTGCCGGCTGCGGATTCTTCTTCCGCTGCCTGCCGCGGAAACGATGTCGGAAATTTCATAA